The following are from one region of the Oncorhynchus nerka isolate Pitt River linkage group LG8, Oner_Uvic_2.0, whole genome shotgun sequence genome:
- the LOC115133713 gene encoding dual specificity tyrosine-phosphorylation-regulated kinase 4-like, producing MIIGIHPGYNAMFPEIHIKTENPDAYSQQHKLQPECTRLGSSRAYQQQQNCGSGKGTLPKLDTKPLVVNNVKYHHLSESILPNITSKGLQNTCDRQLSGTRHQESFQDERSQSSTVESLPESINRKNNQEQERNIEGHNLPMSPAEVLKAFKDRLTEHEQEEVMDYSEVWYLGLDAKKMEGSPSLPHNSGYDDESGGYLKVAHDHIGFRFEVLEVIGKGSFGQVLKCLDHKTNELVAIKVIRNKKRFHHQAMVELKILDALRRKDRDNKHNVIHMKEHFYFRNHLCISFELLGVNLYELIKKNNFKGFSQILVRRFAYSLLKCLQMLHKEKIIHCDLKPENILLSHKGQGNIKVIDFGSSCYEQQRVYTYIQSRFYRSPEVLLGHPYSMAIDMWSFGCILAELYTGFPLFPGESEVEQIACIMEVLGMPPNDFLSTATRKRHFFDSKGNPRNITNSRGRKRRPNSKDLASVLKTNDPVFLDFIKRCLTWDPKKRMTPDEAMQHEWIQEARSNKFRPKTRTVRRPSESLSNVENNKIEQHIPHNPALINKIVDKAFYSPFSNTTDRPKRENSVKLASAERLRPIGASVEGQMGEGKTKSTRAVSSSKQEVPRERSVHIVIRPRLEHTVDADRDSLEPQQGLSPIT from the exons ACAGAGAATCCCGATGCCTACTCCCAGCAACACAAACTCCAGCCTGAATGCACACGCCTTGGGTCCAGCCGGGCCTACCAGCAGCAGCAG AACTGTGGCTCGGGCAAAGGCACCCTGCCCAAGCTGGATACTAAGCCCTTGGTTGTAAACAATGTCAAGTACCATCACCTGTCCGAAAGCATCCTGCCCAACATCACCAGCAAGGGCCTGCAGAACACCTGTGATAGGCAGCTTtcaggtactaggcaccaggaaAGCTTCCAG GATGAGAGATCAcagagctccacagtggagagtCTGCCAGAGTCCATCAACAGGAAGAACAATCAGGAGCAGGAGAGGAATATTGAGGGACACAATCTGCCCATGTCTCCTGCAG AGGTCCTGAAGGCGTTCAAAGATCGTCTGACTGAGCATGAGCAGGAGGAGGTCATGGACTACTCCGAGGTCTGGTACCTGGGCCTGGATGCCAAGAAGATGGAGGGTTCCCCCAGCCTACCCCATAACTCTGGCTACGACGATGAGAGCGGAGGCTATCTGAAG GTCGCGCATGACCACATAGGCTTCCGGTTTGAGGTGCTGGAGGTGATCGGGAAAGGATCCTTCGGACAGGTCCTGAAGTGCCTGGATCACAAGACCAATGAACTTGTCGCCATCAAGGTCATTCGCAACAAGAAAAG GTTCCACCACCAGGCCATGGTGGAGTTGAAGATCCTGGATGCGTTGAGAAGGAAGGACAGAGACAACAAACACAACGTCATTCACATGAAGGAGCACTTCTACTTCCGGAACCATCTCTGCATCTCCTTCGAGCTCCTGGG AGTGAACCTGTACGAACTCATCAAGAAGAACAACTTCAAGGGCTTCAGCCAGATCCTGGTGCGCCGCTTTGCCTACTCCCTCCTCAAGTGCCTGCAGATGCTGCACAAAGAGAAGATCATCCACTGTGACCTGAAACCG GAAAACATCCTTCTGTCACACAAAGGCCAAGGCAACATCAAGGTCATTGACTTTGGCTCCAGCTGCTACGAGCAGCAGAGAG TTTACACCTACATCCAGAGCCGCTTCTACCGTTCCCCAGAGGTGCTCCTGGGCCATCCCTACAGCATGGCCATCGACATGTGGAGCTTTGGCTGCATCCTGGCTGAGCTCTACACTGGCTTCCCCCTCTTTCCTGGGGAGAGTGAGGTGGAGCAGATTGCCTGCATCATGGAG GTGCTGGGAATGCCTCCAAATGATTTCTTATCGACAGCAACCAGGAAAAGGCATTTTTTTG ATTCCAAGGGCAACCCCAGGAACATCACCAACagcagggggagaaagagacggCCCAACTCCAAGGATCTGGCCAGTGTCCTGAAGACCAACGATCCTGTCTTTCTGGATTTCATCAAACGCTGTCTCAC gtGGGACCCTAAGAAGCGCATGACGCCCGACGAGGCCATGCAACATGAGTGGATCCAGGAGGCCCGCTCCAACAAGTTTCGGCCCAAGACCCGCACCGTGAGAAGGCCCAGCGAGAGCCTGAGCAACGTGGAGAACAACAAGATAGAGCAGCACATTCCCCACAACCCAGCCCTCATCAACAAGATAG TTGACAAGGCATTCTACAGCCCGTTCTCCAACACCACAGACAGGCCCAAGAGAGAGAACTCTGTGAAGCTGGCGTCCGCCGAGCGCTTGCGTCCGATCGGGGCTTCGGTCGAGGGCCAGATGGGCGAGGGCAAGACCAAGAGCACCAGGGCTGttagcagcagcaagcaggaggTACCTAGGGAGAGATCAGTCCACATCGTCATCAGACCCCGGCTGGAGCACACTGTAGACGCAGACAGGGACAGTCTGGAGCCCCAGCAGGGCCTGTCCCCCATCACATGA